In Spirochaetota bacterium, a genomic segment contains:
- a CDS encoding lysophospholipase — MKSDTFTFKAADGTKIFAYRWMPDSKQDIKAALQIAHGMAEHGARYERFAGELVKAGYAVYANDHRGHGKTAGSLENVGFFADVDGWNKVVDDMHVLTTLIKKENPALPIFLLGHSMGSFLSRNYAMLHGNDIKGLILSGTAGDPGLLGKVGLLVAKIDAAWKGKKTKSPLLDKLSFGAYNNAFKPNRTKFDWLSRDNAEVDKYVADPYCGDVFTAGFFCDLVSGLAFISDDRNVAKIPRELPIYLFSGSMDPVGANTRGVLQVYNSLVKSGIGEVTYKFYEGARHETLNELNRDEVFSDVIAWLNQHRLKK; from the coding sequence ATGAAAAGCGATACCTTTACCTTTAAGGCGGCTGACGGCACAAAGATATTCGCGTATCGATGGATGCCCGATTCGAAACAAGACATCAAGGCGGCTCTACAGATTGCCCACGGAATGGCTGAACATGGGGCGCGGTATGAACGATTTGCCGGGGAGCTGGTCAAGGCCGGCTACGCCGTGTATGCCAATGACCACCGCGGCCATGGAAAAACGGCGGGCTCCCTTGAGAATGTCGGATTCTTCGCGGACGTGGATGGATGGAACAAGGTCGTTGACGACATGCATGTGCTTACCACCCTTATTAAAAAAGAGAACCCGGCGTTACCGATTTTCCTTCTGGGCCATAGCATGGGATCGTTCCTTTCGAGAAACTACGCGATGCTCCATGGCAATGACATCAAGGGCCTTATCCTATCCGGAACCGCCGGCGATCCCGGCCTTCTTGGCAAAGTGGGACTGTTAGTGGCAAAAATAGATGCGGCCTGGAAAGGCAAAAAAACAAAAAGCCCTCTCCTGGACAAGCTTTCCTTCGGAGCTTACAACAACGCCTTCAAACCGAACAGGACCAAATTCGACTGGCTTTCGCGGGACAACGCCGAGGTTGATAAATACGTGGCGGACCCCTACTGCGGCGATGTTTTTACCGCCGGCTTTTTCTGCGACCTTGTCAGCGGCCTTGCCTTTATCAGCGATGACAGGAATGTCGCGAAGATTCCCAGGGAATTGCCCATATACCTTTTCTCCGGCTCCATGGATCCGGTCGGGGCCAATACCAGGGGTGTGCTCCAGGTGTATAACTCCCTGGTAAAGTCCGGTATCGGTGAGGTGACCTATAAGTTTTACGAAGGTGCCCGCCATGAGACTCTGAACGAGCTGAACCGAGATGAGGTGTTCAGTGATGTCATAGCCTGGCTCAATCAGCATAGACTGAAAAAGTAA
- a CDS encoding FAD-binding oxidoreductase, with the protein MSTYKDLLRIVGTENTNTNRNACTAYSHDGSFIFGEEASCVVTPRTAEQVLEIVKLANSEKFPLVPVSSTGPRFRGDTVPKQKGAVVVDLSLMKSIVRIDRRSKTALVEPGVTFGELIDAAAAKGLRVAAPLLPKKTKSVVASMLEREPTTLPKYHWDMQDPLCCVEVIFGSGDLFRTGAAAGPGSIEQQWASGQAQKSPMGPAQTDWAKIIQASQGTMGIVTWASVKLELKPQVEKAFIVGASRLDDLVDFAYALTRTRYADHCFILNNVDCAAITGGKPDKAMPAWVLFYTISGYERFPEDRVRYLEKDIDDIAAKLKVRPSQEVGSLKADALLKLMGKPSDDPYWKMKKSHGFQDIMFLNTLDHSSNFINEIQQLSKSFGIAGDAIGIYLQPLQQGRICHNEYTVMYDPGNPEEAKKTQAFCESATRKILDMGGFFSRPYAESAQAVYEKCPDAVAALHKVKKILDPRGVMNPGRLCFN; encoded by the coding sequence ATGAGCACCTACAAAGATCTTCTCCGAATTGTCGGAACTGAAAACACCAATACCAATCGGAACGCCTGCACGGCCTACTCCCACGACGGCAGCTTTATATTCGGCGAGGAAGCATCATGCGTGGTGACCCCCAGGACTGCGGAGCAGGTCCTGGAGATAGTGAAGCTCGCCAACAGCGAGAAGTTCCCCCTCGTCCCCGTTTCTTCGACCGGTCCGAGATTCAGGGGAGACACGGTGCCGAAACAGAAGGGGGCCGTCGTGGTCGACCTGAGCCTCATGAAGTCGATCGTGCGTATCGACCGCAGAAGCAAGACGGCCCTGGTGGAGCCCGGCGTCACCTTCGGTGAGCTGATCGACGCGGCTGCCGCCAAGGGCCTCAGGGTGGCGGCTCCCCTTCTCCCGAAGAAAACGAAATCGGTGGTCGCCAGCATGCTCGAGCGGGAGCCGACGACACTGCCGAAATACCATTGGGACATGCAGGACCCCCTCTGCTGCGTGGAGGTCATATTCGGATCGGGCGACCTGTTCAGGACGGGGGCCGCGGCCGGTCCCGGCTCCATCGAGCAGCAATGGGCGTCGGGGCAGGCGCAGAAAAGCCCCATGGGACCCGCCCAGACCGACTGGGCGAAGATCATCCAGGCTTCGCAGGGCACCATGGGCATCGTAACCTGGGCCTCGGTCAAGCTCGAGCTCAAGCCGCAGGTTGAAAAGGCCTTCATCGTCGGCGCGTCACGTCTGGACGACCTGGTTGATTTCGCCTACGCATTGACAAGGACACGGTACGCCGATCACTGCTTCATTTTAAATAATGTCGATTGCGCGGCGATAACCGGCGGCAAACCGGACAAGGCAATGCCCGCCTGGGTCCTCTTTTACACCATTTCCGGATACGAGCGCTTCCCCGAGGACCGCGTCCGGTACCTGGAAAAGGACATTGACGATATCGCGGCGAAATTAAAGGTGCGCCCGTCGCAGGAAGTCGGATCGCTGAAGGCCGACGCCCTGCTGAAGCTCATGGGCAAACCGAGCGACGATCCTTACTGGAAGATGAAAAAATCCCATGGGTTCCAGGATATCATGTTCCTGAACACCCTGGACCACTCTTCCAATTTTATAAACGAGATACAGCAGCTGTCGAAGTCTTTCGGCATCGCCGGCGACGCCATCGGCATATACCTGCAGCCGCTCCAGCAGGGAAGGATCTGCCACAACGAATACACCGTCATGTACGATCCCGGCAATCCGGAAGAAGCGAAAAAGACGCAGGCCTTCTGCGAAAGCGCGACGAGGAAGATCCTCGACATGGGCGGATTTTTCTCCCGGCCCTACGCGGAATCGGCTCAGGCGGTCTATGAAAAATGCCCCGACGCCGTGGCGGCCCTGCACAAGGTCAAGAAGATACTGGATCCGAGGGGCGTGATGAACCCCGGAAGACTCTGCTTCAATTAA
- a CDS encoding (Fe-S)-binding protein, translating into MNLQELKRDMEGCSRCSNCKWVPHLQIKSWRYAKVCPSIDRYNFHAYSGGGKMIMANSILSDRTEMTDGVSEIVYRCQLCGACQVSCQAYRDDIDLADVLLEFRSHCVENGFVQPEHLDIIESMKREDNTMNMLKADRGNWAAGLDIPDINTAKVDVLFHAGCRYSYDRDLWDTLRFTAKLLLQNGIKMGIAGRDESCCGGRAYEIGYQGEMRNYADDMASRIKASGARYLVTPCSDCYYAFKYLYPKNGKRLGVEVLHITEYIDSLIKKGAIHPLKKIPLKVTYHDPCHLGRRGEIYKEWHGDDKLMRPVKYKQTGRYGIFDPPRDILKAIPGVELVEMERIREYSWCCGAGGGVLEYDPDFAKWTAKDRLDEALSTGADALATACPWCERLFRDTATENNIDIKILDVNDILGQSLGVL; encoded by the coding sequence ATGAACCTGCAAGAATTGAAAAGGGATATGGAAGGTTGTTCAAGATGCTCTAACTGCAAATGGGTCCCCCATCTCCAGATAAAGAGCTGGCGTTACGCCAAGGTATGCCCGTCCATCGACCGCTATAATTTTCACGCCTATTCCGGCGGCGGCAAGATGATCATGGCGAACTCGATCCTGTCGGACAGGACCGAGATGACCGACGGCGTTTCGGAGATCGTATACCGCTGCCAGCTGTGCGGCGCCTGCCAGGTCTCATGCCAGGCCTACCGCGACGACATCGACCTCGCAGACGTGCTCCTCGAGTTCAGGTCCCACTGCGTCGAAAACGGCTTCGTCCAGCCGGAGCACCTTGATATCATTGAAAGCATGAAGCGCGAAGACAACACCATGAACATGCTGAAGGCCGACCGCGGCAACTGGGCCGCCGGCCTGGATATTCCAGACATCAACACCGCAAAGGTGGACGTCCTCTTTCACGCGGGCTGCCGGTATTCGTACGACAGGGACCTCTGGGACACCCTGCGGTTTACCGCAAAGCTCCTGCTCCAGAACGGCATCAAGATGGGGATCGCGGGCCGCGACGAGTCGTGCTGCGGCGGACGCGCCTATGAAATCGGATACCAGGGCGAGATGAGGAACTACGCCGACGACATGGCCAGCCGGATCAAGGCGTCCGGGGCGCGTTACCTGGTGACGCCCTGCTCCGATTGTTATTACGCCTTCAAGTATCTTTATCCGAAAAACGGCAAGCGGCTGGGGGTCGAGGTCCTTCATATAACGGAATACATCGATTCCCTTATCAAGAAAGGGGCCATACATCCCCTGAAAAAAATCCCGCTCAAGGTCACGTACCATGATCCCTGCCACCTGGGAAGAAGGGGCGAAATATACAAGGAATGGCACGGCGACGACAAGCTCATGAGGCCGGTCAAATACAAGCAGACGGGCCGGTACGGGATCTTTGATCCGCCCAGGGACATACTGAAAGCGATCCCGGGAGTGGAACTCGTTGAAATGGAGCGCATCCGAGAGTACAGCTGGTGCTGCGGCGCCGGCGGCGGAGTCCTGGAATACGACCCTGATTTCGCGAAATGGACCGCGAAAGACCGCCTGGACGAGGCGTTGTCCACCGGCGCCGACGCCCTGGCGACGGCCTGTCCATGGTGCGAGCGACTGTTCAGGGACACCGCGACGGAAAACAACATCGACATCAAGATACTGGATGTGAACGATATACTGGGTCAATCATTAGGAGTGTTATGA
- a CDS encoding FAD-binding oxidoreductase, which yields MLECKILSDKAYEEMEIVIGKENISREPSLLDSYAWQPAINLGTEPWIPRPAAVVLPQTTEEVQSIVRICNKHGIKYKAHSTGWAAWGGPGEQGVVQIDLRRMNRIIEINEKNMYAVVEPYVCCSQLQAEAMKHGLNCHIIGAGPNTSQLASVTSAWGYGWTGLYTGFGGRNPLGVEWVLPGGDLLHVGTPGSGAGWFCGDGPGPSLRGVMRGWGGTTGGLGVFTKVAVKLYPWPSGPRKPRFTGILSDISPDFELPKTHKVYFLFSKSYEDFTNVAYAIGDSEIGYIHCKGSVGAMFGLLAPRALRILLDTPGFRTIIKSFQHMTLFAIAAQTDGEFEYQEKVIKKIMDETNGILVDASYLPFHGSFWWGLHRSIYPAMAFRPGGAFITSMGSSEMYECCVKQAKIGEQLKQRFIDNGTFIDDMADCTWGGIYEGTSNWGHLEEIGMFDRRKPQTEKQRYEFLYATTDATIKDTLGFGLSSMENQMYKWLGPMMFNYHLWQARIKEAFDPNNASDGSHYVPPIKELEKDMVGYKPPVILGDRESLKN from the coding sequence ATGTTAGAATGTAAAATTTTATCAGACAAAGCCTATGAGGAAATGGAAATAGTTATCGGGAAAGAGAATATTTCCCGGGAACCGTCCCTCCTGGATTCCTATGCCTGGCAGCCGGCGATCAACCTCGGCACCGAGCCGTGGATCCCGAGACCGGCGGCCGTTGTCCTTCCTCAGACCACAGAGGAAGTGCAGAGCATAGTCAGGATCTGCAACAAACACGGTATAAAATACAAGGCCCATTCGACCGGCTGGGCCGCGTGGGGCGGGCCGGGCGAACAGGGAGTTGTGCAGATAGATCTCAGGCGTATGAACCGCATAATCGAGATCAATGAAAAGAACATGTACGCGGTTGTAGAGCCGTACGTGTGCTGCTCGCAGCTCCAGGCGGAGGCCATGAAGCACGGTCTTAACTGCCATATCATCGGCGCCGGGCCCAACACGTCGCAGCTTGCCAGCGTCACGTCGGCGTGGGGATACGGCTGGACGGGCCTCTATACGGGGTTCGGCGGCAGGAACCCGCTCGGAGTCGAGTGGGTCCTTCCCGGCGGCGATCTGCTCCACGTCGGCACTCCCGGCTCCGGCGCGGGATGGTTCTGCGGCGACGGCCCCGGGCCGAGCCTGCGGGGCGTCATGCGCGGCTGGGGCGGAACCACCGGCGGCCTGGGCGTCTTCACGAAAGTCGCCGTGAAGCTCTACCCCTGGCCCAGCGGTCCGCGGAAGCCGCGTTTTACAGGGATTCTCAGCGACATTTCCCCTGACTTCGAGCTGCCGAAGACTCACAAGGTCTACTTCCTGTTTTCCAAAAGCTACGAGGATTTCACCAATGTCGCTTACGCCATCGGCGACAGCGAGATAGGCTATATCCACTGCAAGGGCTCGGTGGGGGCCATGTTCGGACTCCTCGCGCCGAGGGCGCTGCGGATCCTCCTGGATACGCCGGGATTCCGCACGATCATAAAATCGTTCCAGCACATGACCCTCTTCGCCATTGCGGCCCAGACCGACGGGGAATTCGAATACCAGGAAAAGGTCATCAAGAAAATCATGGATGAAACCAACGGCATCCTCGTCGACGCGAGCTATCTCCCCTTCCACGGCTCCTTCTGGTGGGGACTGCACCGGTCCATCTACCCGGCCATGGCCTTCCGGCCCGGCGGCGCCTTCATCACCAGCATGGGGAGCAGCGAGATGTACGAGTGCTGCGTGAAACAGGCCAAGATCGGCGAGCAGTTAAAGCAGCGATTCATCGATAACGGCACATTCATCGACGACATGGCCGACTGCACCTGGGGCGGCATATACGAGGGGACAAGCAACTGGGGTCACCTGGAGGAGATCGGCATGTTTGACCGCCGGAAGCCGCAGACGGAAAAGCAGAGGTACGAATTTCTCTATGCCACCACGGACGCGACGATCAAGGATACGCTGGGCTTCGGCCTTTCATCCATGGAAAACCAGATGTACAAGTGGCTCGGCCCTATGATGTTCAACTATCATCTCTGGCAGGCGCGCATCAAAGAGGCCTTTGATCCGAATAACGCCTCCGACGGGTCACATTACGTTCCGCCCATCAAGGAGCTCGAAAAGGATATGGTGGGTTATAAACCTCCGGTCATACTGGGGGACAGAGAGAGTCTAAAAAATTAA
- a CDS encoding electron transfer flavoprotein subunit alpha/FixB family protein encodes MNSGNDILVYAELTGKAGIDQVSLECLGIGRTLADKTGCRLTAVLIGSEISAAADELAHYPVDEIFTADSPALKHYIPELYQHVMKNLFLKMKPRAIIFGNTLAGLDLAPRLSFDLGAGLVTDCIALAFENGRLVPTKPVYSGNVMAEYRIESDLAIVTVRARSQDPAERRESAAAKIVPVPELIVESDTVVKVLERVVAENEGPQLEDADIIVAGGRGIGSKEGFRILSDLAKTIGAVVGASRPPCDLGWVDSNAQVGQTGEIVRPSVYFAVGISGSTQHIVGMSGSRTIIAINKDAQAPIFDIADYGIIGNYEEIIPAFSHAIIASN; translated from the coding sequence ATGAACAGCGGAAACGACATTCTGGTATATGCTGAATTAACCGGTAAGGCCGGGATAGACCAGGTTTCCCTCGAGTGCCTGGGCATCGGAAGGACCCTGGCCGATAAAACGGGCTGCAGGCTCACCGCAGTGCTCATCGGCAGCGAAATATCAGCCGCCGCCGACGAGCTGGCGCACTATCCCGTTGACGAGATTTTCACGGCCGATTCCCCGGCCTTGAAGCACTACATCCCGGAGCTGTATCAGCACGTGATGAAAAACCTTTTCTTAAAGATGAAACCGCGGGCGATCATTTTCGGCAACACCCTGGCCGGTCTCGACCTCGCCCCGCGGCTTTCCTTCGACCTGGGCGCGGGCCTGGTCACCGATTGTATCGCCCTGGCGTTCGAGAACGGGCGTCTGGTGCCGACCAAGCCGGTATACAGCGGCAATGTCATGGCCGAGTACCGGATCGAGTCTGACCTGGCCATCGTGACCGTCAGGGCCAGGTCGCAGGATCCGGCGGAGCGCCGAGAATCTGCGGCCGCCAAAATAGTGCCGGTACCGGAGCTGATCGTCGAAAGCGACACCGTCGTCAAGGTCCTCGAAAGGGTCGTGGCCGAGAACGAAGGACCCCAGCTTGAGGACGCCGATATCATAGTCGCCGGCGGCCGCGGCATCGGGAGCAAGGAAGGCTTCCGGATCCTATCGGACCTGGCAAAGACGATCGGCGCCGTCGTCGGCGCCAGCAGGCCGCCCTGCGATCTTGGATGGGTGGATTCCAACGCGCAGGTCGGCCAGACCGGCGAGATCGTCCGTCCCTCGGTGTATTTCGCGGTGGGGATATCGGGATCGACGCAGCACATCGTCGGCATGTCGGGGTCCAGGACGATCATAGCCATCAACAAGGACGCCCAGGCGCCTATTTTCGACATCGCCGATTACGGGATCATCGGCAACTACGAGGAGATAATCCCGGCTTTCAGCCATGCAATAATAGCAAGTAACTGA
- a CDS encoding electron transfer flavoprotein subunit beta/FixA family protein, protein MRIIVCIKQVPDPEGPPSSFIVNADTNRVEPKGIPPVLSIFDENALEAALRIKEAAGGQCTITVLSLGKKISDAVMQKALAVGADELFKVEDESLDPADCDSFRTADAIAAAIKSIGEYDLILVGRQAADWNAGQTGIGVACILGLPVITMARKIIINDNGVRVERLIPGGYEVVQSPMPAVVMVSNEIGQLRYPTMIQRREAKSKPITHWNAEKIGFNGEAANRVVIRKLYEPEVKKRRCSVIEGESLEEAGKKLAERLKADKII, encoded by the coding sequence ATGCGCATAATTGTATGTATCAAACAGGTTCCCGATCCGGAAGGTCCGCCCTCCTCCTTCATCGTCAATGCCGATACTAACAGGGTGGAGCCGAAGGGGATACCGCCCGTACTTAGCATTTTTGACGAGAACGCCCTTGAAGCCGCCCTGAGGATCAAGGAGGCGGCAGGGGGTCAGTGCACAATTACCGTACTCTCGCTGGGCAAGAAAATATCCGACGCGGTCATGCAGAAGGCCCTGGCGGTCGGCGCCGACGAGCTTTTCAAGGTGGAAGACGAGTCGCTGGATCCCGCCGATTGCGACAGCTTCCGCACGGCTGACGCCATTGCCGCGGCCATAAAATCCATCGGTGAATATGATCTTATACTCGTTGGGCGGCAGGCGGCGGACTGGAACGCGGGCCAGACCGGCATAGGAGTCGCCTGCATCCTGGGTCTTCCGGTCATAACCATGGCCCGAAAAATCATAATCAACGACAACGGCGTCCGGGTCGAGCGGCTTATACCCGGCGGTTACGAAGTGGTACAATCGCCAATGCCTGCCGTTGTCATGGTGAGCAATGAAATCGGCCAGCTGCGGTATCCCACCATGATCCAGAGAAGGGAGGCAAAGTCAAAGCCTATCACGCACTGGAACGCGGAGAAGATCGGTTTTAACGGCGAAGCGGCCAACAGGGTCGTCATCCGAAAACTATACGAGCCGGAGGTAAAAAAGAGAAGATGCTCCGTTATCGAAGGCGAGTCCCTGGAAGAGGCAGGCAAGAAACTGGCGGAGCGTCTCAAGGCGGACAAGATCATTTAG
- a CDS encoding NAD(P)/FAD-dependent oxidoreductase yields MAHYNIAIVGGGPGGSYAAKTAAENGLKAIFFERGKVPGDKNASGCGLGQRWWRDFPAMMDKISLLPSFREITHCAFVITDVDDRHITTIVTGRNARPEGRIMYKGKGRAWTGASIYRSDLDKFLADTACAAGAELRTSTLVTDLIMENGQVKGVITDKGEKITADVVIGADGAHSMVAIKSGIRKRWKKNEVTLVPQVDFSCNESKMDDIIGAAEWVWFGPYCGAYQVNFRDGFHLGAGQWLDIYNEKPVELLKKVLKIPQFQKMCRSVDAELREFQVHLLPWMPQPGTKTYGNGVILIGDAGGFPCPLEGEGVWHACWTGKIAVETIATALSKGDVSAKGLGDYERRWKDSPVGREFEYGHEFVNFWRNSAFDPEFMKKIVVLLGELQTLNGPSIVFDWSDDHMTTINEHLGYFLDALADPQVRAFGRNYLTPMGRGITRENMEKIASMLAPAIASKIKILPEKMIRNMLVKKLCKNRVSGVDRLAN; encoded by the coding sequence ATGGCACACTACAACATTGCAATCGTAGGTGGAGGGCCCGGGGGCTCCTATGCCGCGAAAACGGCGGCGGAGAACGGGTTGAAAGCGATTTTTTTTGAAAGGGGAAAGGTCCCCGGAGATAAAAACGCCTCAGGGTGCGGCCTCGGACAGAGGTGGTGGAGGGATTTCCCCGCCATGATGGATAAGATATCCTTACTACCTTCGTTCCGGGAAATAACCCATTGCGCCTTTGTCATAACCGATGTCGATGACCGGCACATCACCACCATTGTCACGGGGCGAAACGCACGGCCGGAAGGGCGTATCATGTACAAGGGCAAGGGGCGAGCCTGGACCGGAGCGAGCATATACCGGTCGGACCTGGACAAGTTTCTCGCCGATACCGCCTGCGCCGCCGGGGCGGAGCTCCGAACGTCGACTCTGGTCACGGACCTGATCATGGAAAACGGACAGGTCAAGGGAGTGATCACGGATAAGGGCGAGAAGATCACGGCGGATGTCGTCATCGGGGCGGACGGCGCCCACTCGATGGTGGCGATCAAATCCGGGATACGCAAGCGGTGGAAAAAGAACGAGGTGACCCTGGTGCCCCAGGTCGATTTTTCCTGCAATGAATCGAAGATGGACGATATCATCGGCGCCGCCGAGTGGGTCTGGTTCGGGCCCTACTGCGGGGCTTACCAGGTCAATTTCAGGGACGGCTTCCACCTCGGCGCGGGGCAATGGCTTGACATATACAATGAAAAGCCGGTCGAGCTTCTTAAAAAAGTCCTGAAGATACCGCAGTTCCAGAAGATGTGCCGCTCCGTCGACGCCGAGCTGCGCGAGTTCCAGGTGCACCTACTTCCCTGGATGCCGCAGCCGGGCACCAAGACATACGGGAACGGCGTAATCCTGATAGGCGATGCCGGCGGGTTCCCCTGCCCCCTGGAAGGCGAAGGCGTGTGGCATGCCTGCTGGACCGGCAAGATAGCGGTCGAGACGATCGCAACCGCACTCAGCAAGGGAGACGTTTCCGCAAAGGGCCTCGGCGATTACGAGCGCAGATGGAAGGATTCCCCGGTGGGCCGGGAATTCGAATACGGCCATGAATTCGTGAATTTCTGGCGGAACAGCGCCTTCGACCCGGAATTCATGAAAAAAATCGTCGTTCTTCTCGGCGAATTGCAGACCCTCAACGGGCCGAGCATCGTGTTCGACTGGAGCGACGACCACATGACCACGATCAACGAGCACCTGGGATACTTCCTGGACGCCCTCGCGGACCCGCAGGTCAGGGCCTTCGGGCGTAATTACCTGACGCCCATGGGAAGGGGCATCACCAGGGAGAACATGGAAAAAATCGCGAGCATGCTCGCCCCGGCCATCGCCAGCAAGATAAAGATACTGCCGGAGAAAATGATCCGGAACATGCTTGTAAAAAAACTGTGCAAGAACCGGGTCTCCGGCGTCGATCGGCTCGCTAATTAA